The Gemmatimonadota bacterium genome includes the window TCATCTGGGTCCTGTGAGAGGGGAAGGCGAGACCCGCGCTGCAACCTATGACCGGGTGTGCTTGAACTGTCACAGGGTGGATGTGGGAGAGCCTGTTGAAAGGCATAGCAATCACAAGACGGTGGGGTGTGTGGATTGCCATATGCCACCTGTAGAAGAGGTGAAGCGGATTGGGATATACGACCACCGCATCCTGTCGCCGGTACCGGAAAATACGGTTCGATTTGGCATTCCAAATGCGTGCAACGAATGCCATAGCGATCAAACGCCCAACTGGGCGGCGAGTTGGGTAAAAACGTGGTGGGGTTCACAGGCGGATGAAGTGGCTCAGACTGAAGCAATTGTTCTGGGACGGATGGGAGATCCAAAGGCTCTGGATGGTTTGATCGTGCTTTCGAAAGACCAGAGTATGGTGTTGCGGGCTTCGGCAGCCGTATTGCTGGGCAGGCAGGCTGATGAGAGGGCTGAAAAGGCTTTGATAGATGCTCTGGGCGATCCACATCCGATGGTACGCACCCGGGCGATAGAGGGATTGATGGGGCATGGGAGCGATGCGGGTATTGAGGCCGTAGCCGAGCGGCTGGATGATTCCTCGCGATTGGTGCGCATACGGGCGGCTTCGATGCTGGAGGGTGTGAATCTATCGGGCGATAGGGGTAATAAGCTATCGGAATCTCTGACAGAATATCGGACAATAGTGACAGGTCTTCTTGCCGATGATCCAGAGGCACAGGTGCAGGTGGGCATTGAGGCATTGCAACAGGGTGATGACCGGGCCGGGGAGATTGCGTTTCGGCAGGCTCTGAAGGTCTGGCCCGGAATGGCAGATGCTTATGCGGGGCTTGGTACTGTGTTTGTCAGGAACAGGCAATTCTCGGAGGCAGTAAAAATGTGGCGGGAGGCAGCGGCAAGGGATTCGACTCTGGTTGTACCTCTGCATCACGCCTGCGAGTTGTGGGAGGCTGATATTCGGGAGAGGTTTAGAACGCGCCCCGGCACAGCCCGGGATTATACCGATCTGGGGGATACATATACGCTTCGGGATTCTCTGGATGTGGCAATCTATTGGTACCGGAAAGCCATTGAGTCCGACCCCAATTACGCTGTACCTTACCACAATCTGGCACTGGTCTGTGCAGAGGCCGGGCGGGAGGTGGAGGCTGAGGCGGCTTTGGATAGATACCGGCAAATCGCGAGAGATGCGAATGCTGTGCGCGAGTTGGAAATGTTGATCCGGGAAAGAAGAAAGAGGCAAGGTGGATAGAGAAGGCATCGGGAAGGAGGATGCTATGAAGGTCTTGAGATGGATTCTATGTGCGATAGGGATTCTGGTGATGGGAGGGGAGGTTTGTGCTACCGATCAGGTGATGTTGAAGTTGCAGTATCCCGAAGGGCGAATCGCTCGCTATAAGAACAAGTATCGCCTGGACTATTTTAGCGATAAGGCCGAGATGATTTT containing:
- a CDS encoding ammonia-forming cytochrome c nitrite reductase subunit c552 — its product is MRAVIPGTFLFVVMVCGCAEDPPQPVTSKAIYTGAEACATCHLEAYKEWHGSLHLRSMQVPSVETVRGDFRQNNTYTYRGMTSRMFVREGTYFMETDGADGKRGVYPIEYAIGDRDTQWYLTTLEGGRIQVLPAYWDVREQTWFDPVEGLFDHPQGFAPGDVNYWTNFGRNWNFQCHDCHASQIKKNYDPETGTYATHWTDLSINCETCHGPGGQHVTFWKALPDQVPARDTTLVNLQFLSSEQSVEVCAQCHAHKRIIKEGYQPGDPFYDFYELEVLDSEKFWADGRYRELNYNTLAFLMSSCYTAGHLTCAGCHDSHHLGPVRGEGETRAATYDRVCLNCHRVDVGEPVERHSNHKTVGCVDCHMPPVEEVKRIGIYDHRILSPVPENTVRFGIPNACNECHSDQTPNWAASWVKTWWGSQADEVAQTEAIVLGRMGDPKALDGLIVLSKDQSMVLRASAAVLLGRQADERAEKALIDALGDPHPMVRTRAIEGLMGHGSDAGIEAVAERLDDSSRLVRIRAASMLEGVNLSGDRGNKLSESLTEYRTIVTGLLADDPEAQVQVGIEALQQGDDRAGEIAFRQALKVWPGMADAYAGLGTVFVRNRQFSEAVKMWREAAARDSTLVVPLHHACELWEADIRERFRTRPGTARDYTDLGDTYTLRDSLDVAIYWYRKAIESDPNYAVPYHNLALVCAEAGREVEAEAALDRYRQIARDANAVRELEMLIRERRKRQGG